In Candidatus Defluviilinea proxima, a single genomic region encodes these proteins:
- a CDS encoding sulfite exporter TauE/SafE family protein: protein MSLTPEQWMIGILAALTVGITKTGLPGIGILVVPLMALVFGGRLSVGATLPLLIFGDVFAVLWYRQHARWDNLRSLLPWVIVGIVIGVGLLWYTGAQGGRVDWLNIIIGVLVLAMMAVSLARKHWGDKLIPTSQAGLVSTGVLAGFSTAVSNAAGPIMTIYLSGMMRLSKNEFMGTSAWYFFIFNLTKLPLYAFLSLVLPTNPMVNATTLLFDLVMLPVIIIGAFIGKWLLPRISESLFNNVVMILASLAALKLILDQIL from the coding sequence ATGTCCTTAACCCCTGAACAATGGATGATCGGCATCCTCGCCGCGCTGACGGTCGGCATCACCAAAACGGGATTGCCCGGCATCGGCATCCTAGTCGTCCCATTGATGGCGCTTGTGTTTGGTGGGCGGTTGTCCGTGGGCGCAACACTTCCCTTGCTGATCTTTGGCGATGTCTTCGCCGTGCTGTGGTACCGTCAACATGCACGTTGGGATAACTTGCGCAGTCTGCTTCCGTGGGTGATCGTCGGCATTGTCATTGGTGTTGGATTGTTGTGGTACACCGGGGCACAAGGCGGGCGCGTGGACTGGTTGAACATCATCATCGGTGTTTTGGTGTTGGCAATGATGGCCGTCAGTTTGGCACGCAAGCATTGGGGGGACAAACTCATACCCACGTCACAGGCAGGACTCGTATCCACTGGCGTGCTGGCAGGCTTCTCCACAGCCGTATCCAATGCGGCAGGTCCCATCATGACGATCTATCTCAGCGGTATGATGAGACTTTCGAAGAATGAGTTCATGGGGACGTCCGCCTGGTATTTCTTCATCTTTAATCTGACCAAGCTCCCGCTCTATGCGTTCCTCAGTCTGGTTCTGCCTACGAATCCCATGGTCAACGCGACGACCCTGCTCTTTGACCTAGTCATGTTGCCCGTCATTATCATTGGTGCATTTATTGGGAAGTGGTTGTTGCCGCGCATCTCAGAAAGTCTATTCAATAACGTTGTGATGATCCTTGCCAGCCTCGCGGCGTTGAAGTTGATCCTCGATCAGATTCTTTAA
- the hisE gene encoding phosphoribosyl-ATP diphosphatase — translation MDIQWLFDVIEDRKKNPSEKSYTTSLFNDGLPKIAQKVGEEGTEVVVAALAQEDQRLIEEVADLTFHTLVLLSARGLTPADVVAELEKRHRK, via the coding sequence ATGGATATTCAATGGTTGTTTGATGTGATCGAAGATCGGAAAAAGAATCCCTCTGAGAAATCGTATACAACAAGTCTGTTCAATGATGGCTTGCCGAAGATCGCGCAGAAAGTGGGGGAGGAGGGGACGGAGGTCGTTGTTGCCGCATTGGCACAAGAAGATCAACGTCTTATCGAAGAAGTAGCGGACCTCACGTTCCACACCCTTGTTCTACTCTCCGCGCGTGGATTGACTCCCGCTGATGTGGTCGCTGAATTGGAGAAGAGGCATCGGAAATAG
- the hisI gene encoding phosphoribosyl-AMP cyclohydrolase — MKVSNSEIKYDANGLVPAIVQDAETKEVLMMAWMNAESLRLTVETGETVFWSRSRGELWHKGATSGNTQKVVEVRVDCDADTLLVLVNPAGPACHTGERTCFYRELGKEF; from the coding sequence ATGAAAGTATCAAACTCTGAGATTAAATATGACGCCAACGGACTTGTCCCTGCCATTGTGCAGGATGCAGAGACAAAAGAAGTGTTGATGATGGCGTGGATGAACGCCGAGTCCCTGCGGTTGACCGTCGAAACAGGCGAGACAGTGTTCTGGTCACGCAGCCGAGGCGAGCTGTGGCACAAAGGCGCGACTTCAGGGAATACTCAAAAAGTTGTCGAAGTCCGCGTGGATTGTGACGCGGATACGTTGTTGGTGTTGGTTAATCCCGCTGGGCCTGCATGTCATACTGGCGAAAGAACCTGCTTCTATCGTGAGTTGGGCAAAGAGTTCTAA
- the hisC gene encoding histidinol-phosphate transaminase has protein sequence MKIRKHLESLPPYTPIEPFEVLSERIGRAPSEIIKLDANENPYGPLPVVRETLANMEFPHIYPDPESRTLRKSLAKFTGVDEEYLMAGQGADELIDLLMRVFLEPEDCLLSCPPTFGMYSFDGELNAARVIEVPRNPDFSLDMDAICKAVETYQPKLFFITSPNNPDGSVIPPETMDELLSLPTMIVLDEAYIEFADDALGAKLSRIREVPARENLIVLRTFSKWAGLAGLRVGYGAFPKWLMPTLWKSKQPYNVNVAASVAAQVSLEHKDELKKYVDLLKTERERLYEDLHDIPYLKPYPTRSNFILCRVVDKDAVQLKKDLAEKHGIFIRYFNKSGLKDCIRISVGRPQDTDKLLEALKFLAERSEDSSTVRT, from the coding sequence ATGAAAATCCGTAAACACCTCGAATCCCTACCTCCATACACTCCCATCGAACCCTTCGAAGTCCTCTCCGAACGGATCGGTCGCGCTCCCTCCGAGATCATCAAACTGGATGCGAACGAAAATCCATACGGCCCGTTGCCTGTTGTCCGTGAAACTTTGGCAAACATGGAATTCCCTCACATCTATCCCGACCCTGAAAGTCGCACGTTGCGTAAGTCCCTGGCGAAGTTCACCGGCGTGGACGAGGAATATCTCATGGCAGGGCAAGGCGCAGACGAATTGATCGACCTACTCATGCGTGTCTTCCTTGAGCCAGAGGATTGTCTCTTGTCCTGTCCGCCCACGTTTGGTATGTACTCGTTCGACGGCGAACTCAATGCCGCACGCGTGATCGAAGTTCCGCGCAACCCAGATTTTTCGCTGGACATGGACGCCATCTGTAAAGCAGTAGAAACGTATCAGCCGAAATTATTCTTCATCACATCGCCCAACAACCCCGATGGCTCTGTAATCCCTCCTGAGACAATGGATGAGTTATTATCCTTGCCGACCATGATCGTGCTCGACGAAGCCTATATTGAATTTGCTGATGATGCCCTGGGTGCAAAGTTAAGTCGCATCCGCGAAGTGCCTGCACGTGAGAATTTGATTGTGTTACGCACATTCAGCAAATGGGCGGGGTTGGCAGGCTTGCGTGTTGGATATGGTGCCTTCCCTAAATGGCTCATGCCCACGTTATGGAAATCGAAACAGCCGTATAACGTCAACGTGGCCGCAAGTGTCGCAGCGCAGGTTTCACTGGAACATAAAGATGAGTTGAAGAAGTACGTTGACTTGTTGAAGACCGAGCGTGAACGGTTGTATGAAGACCTGCACGATATTCCGTACTTGAAACCCTATCCCACCCGCTCGAACTTTATCTTGTGCCGAGTCGTTGACAAGGATGCCGTGCAACTCAAAAAGGATTTGGCTGAGAAACATGGGATCTTTATTCGCTATTTCAATAAGTCAGGGTTGAAGGATTGCATCCGCATCAGTGTGGGACGTCCGCAGGATACGGATAAGTTGTTGGAAGCGTTGAAATTCCTCGCTGAGCGGAGTGAGGACAGTTCTACCGTCCGAACGTAG
- the hisF gene encoding imidazole glycerol phosphate synthase subunit HisF: MLAKRIIPCLDIKDGRVVKGVNFVNLRDAGDPVEQARLYDEQGADELVFLDISATHEGRKTTLELVSRVAETVFMPLAVGGGIREVDDMRNLLLAGADKVSVNSAAVKRPEVISEGASRFGAQCIVLAIDARRKGSSWEVYVAGGRTPTGIDAVEWAVRGVELGAGEILLTSMDADGTLAGYDIELTRIISDMVSVPVIASGGAGTMSHFTEVLTKGNADAALAASLFHDGKLKIADLKQELQSQGVPVRL, translated from the coding sequence ATGTTAGCAAAACGAATCATTCCTTGTTTGGATATCAAAGATGGACGTGTAGTAAAAGGCGTAAACTTTGTGAATCTGCGCGATGCAGGTGATCCTGTGGAGCAGGCGCGACTTTACGATGAACAAGGCGCGGACGAGTTGGTCTTCCTCGATATTTCCGCCACACATGAAGGACGCAAGACAACTCTTGAGTTAGTGAGCCGAGTTGCTGAGACTGTATTCATGCCTCTTGCTGTCGGTGGTGGAATCCGTGAAGTGGACGATATGCGGAATCTCCTGCTTGCTGGCGCGGACAAGGTCAGCGTCAACTCGGCGGCGGTGAAGCGACCTGAGGTAATTTCTGAAGGCGCATCCCGTTTTGGTGCACAGTGCATCGTTTTGGCAATTGACGCACGCAGGAAAGGTTCCAGTTGGGAAGTCTATGTCGCTGGCGGGCGGACTCCGACGGGCATCGATGCGGTCGAATGGGCAGTCCGTGGCGTGGAGTTGGGTGCAGGTGAGATCCTGCTCACAAGCATGGATGCGGACGGTACGCTCGCAGGTTATGATATTGAGTTGACGCGCATCATCTCTGACATGGTGTCTGTGCCTGTCATCGCTTCAGGCGGTGCAGGGACAATGTCGCACTTTACAGAAGTCCTTACCAAAGGTAATGCTGATGCGGCGCTGGCAGCATCATTGTTCCATGATGGGAAGTTGAAGATCGCGGACTTGAAGCAGGAATTGCAGAGTCAGGGTGTACCGGTTCGGTTATAA
- the hisD gene encoding histidinol dehydrogenase has translation MKQLDPQTARQTILKRTPPDEFPVSERVMDNIEKLFGERLTAEAAVTRILKDVRTNGDSALQNWTKRLDSIDRKPAPVSKELIQSALESISPAERDALEKAAARVEAFHKKQPLTSWFTNELGGTLGQIIRPIQRVGLYVPGGTAPLPSTVLMSAIPARVAGVKEIAVVTPPMKMQKAEGTQSVQNQNSSFDIPHSSFIPPIILAACAVAGVDEVYPFGGAQAIAALAYGTETIRPVDKIFGPGNLFVTLAKRQVYGVVGIDGLAGPTETVVIADDSANPSWVAADLLAQAEHDLLASAILLTPSQTLIEKVQAEVSKQIEDRGRADIIVASLENRGGAVLTRDLDEAIQIANEYAPEHLGLSVSEPWRWVEKVTNAGGVFMGEHSFEVLGDYLAGPSHVMPTGGSARFASPLNVWDFVKIVSLVALDGKTAQEVGPIAATLAQSEGLDAHANAALMRTMDNGR, from the coding sequence ATGAAACAGCTCGACCCACAAACCGCAAGACAAACGATTTTGAAACGCACGCCGCCCGATGAATTCCCCGTGAGCGAACGCGTGATGGATAACATCGAAAAACTTTTCGGTGAAAGATTAACCGCCGAAGCAGCCGTGACACGCATCTTGAAAGACGTGCGGACCAACGGAGACTCCGCGCTGCAAAACTGGACAAAGCGCCTCGATTCGATCGACCGAAAGCCTGCTCCCGTTTCGAAAGAACTGATCCAATCTGCATTAGAGTCCATCTCACCTGCCGAACGTGATGCGCTCGAAAAAGCCGCCGCCCGCGTGGAAGCCTTCCACAAAAAACAACCGCTGACCTCATGGTTCACCAATGAACTTGGCGGCACGCTCGGGCAGATCATCCGTCCGATTCAACGTGTGGGTTTATACGTTCCTGGCGGCACTGCTCCCTTGCCTTCGACAGTCTTGATGAGCGCCATCCCTGCAAGAGTAGCAGGCGTTAAAGAAATTGCGGTTGTAACTCCTCCAATGAAAATGCAGAAGGCAGAAGGCACGCAAAGCGTGCAGAATCAAAATTCATCATTCGACATTCCGCATTCTTCATTTATTCCCCCGATCATTCTTGCCGCCTGCGCCGTCGCTGGCGTGGACGAGGTCTATCCCTTTGGTGGGGCGCAGGCAATTGCCGCATTGGCTTACGGCACCGAAACCATCCGCCCTGTTGACAAGATCTTCGGCCCTGGTAACTTATTCGTCACCCTCGCCAAGCGACAAGTCTATGGCGTCGTTGGCATTGACGGACTCGCTGGCCCAACTGAGACAGTTGTCATTGCTGATGACTCTGCCAACCCCAGTTGGGTCGCGGCGGATCTGCTTGCCCAAGCCGAACATGATCTCTTAGCATCTGCCATTCTCCTCACTCCCTCGCAAACCTTAATTGAAAAAGTCCAAGCCGAAGTCTCCAAACAGATCGAAGACCGCGGACGTGCCGACATCATCGTTGCGTCGCTTGAAAACCGTGGCGGCGCTGTGCTCACTCGTGACCTTGACGAAGCCATTCAAATTGCTAACGAATACGCCCCTGAACACTTGGGCTTGTCTGTCAGTGAACCGTGGCGCTGGGTCGAAAAAGTGACCAATGCAGGCGGTGTCTTCATGGGCGAGCACTCCTTTGAAGTATTGGGAGATTACCTCGCAGGTCCCAGCCACGTCATGCCGACAGGCGGCTCTGCGCGATTTGCCTCTCCGCTCAATGTGTGGGACTTTGTGAAAATCGTCAGTCTTGTTGCACTTGATGGAAAGACGGCGCAAGAGGTAGGTCCTATTGCCGCCACCCTCGCCCAGTCCGAAGGATTGGATGCACATGCCAATGCGGCTTTAATGCGGACGATGGACAATGGACGGTAG
- the hisB gene encoding imidazoleglycerol-phosphate dehydratase HisB, with amino-acid sequence MRTAEISRQTNETQIEIKLDLDGTGKHEISTGVGFLDHMLTHLAVHGLFDLTVKAQGDLHIDVHHTVEDVALALGQAFDKALGDRKGIVRMGDCFAPMDETLAHVAIDLSGRPYAVIQADWHTPYVGNIPTTLFPHFFESFAVTSRCNLHARVLYGRDDHHQAEALFKAWARALDAATQFDPRRGGSIPSTKGTL; translated from the coding sequence ATGCGAACCGCAGAAATATCAAGACAAACAAACGAAACACAGATCGAGATTAAACTGGATTTGGATGGCACGGGCAAACACGAGATTTCCACAGGCGTTGGCTTTCTTGATCACATGCTGACCCACCTCGCCGTGCATGGACTGTTCGACCTCACCGTCAAAGCACAAGGCGATTTGCACATTGACGTTCACCATACAGTGGAAGATGTGGCGCTGGCGTTGGGTCAAGCCTTCGATAAGGCATTGGGCGACCGCAAGGGAATTGTCCGCATGGGAGATTGCTTCGCACCGATGGATGAAACATTGGCACACGTGGCGATTGACCTGTCAGGTCGTCCGTATGCGGTGATTCAAGCAGACTGGCATACGCCGTATGTGGGAAACATCCCGACCACGTTGTTTCCACATTTCTTTGAGTCGTTTGCTGTGACTTCACGATGTAATCTCCATGCTCGCGTGTTATATGGGCGTGATGACCATCACCAAGCCGAGGCATTGTTCAAAGCCTGGGCACGTGCACTAGATGCGGCAACGCAGTTTGACCCGAGACGTGGAGGAAGCATACCGTCTACAAAAGGAACATTGTAA
- a CDS encoding alpha/beta hydrolase: MHRFSIIIIIAILFINGCAPATEVPPPTSTALPTLTATTVPTITATQTPRMTLTPRPTLTATKPPSLTMTPLAEGRVIIKETDGLPVTGTAYGHGETAVILASVGGMSESQWAVFAKFLAENDFTVLAISSPDSQGDTAVLVKQAIEFLRNNGYRRIVCAGASNGASGCAFNLKYPEITGLLLITYHGAANLSKVTLPKLFIAGEEANPWRETTEAGFNAAGEPKSLIIVPDTLGNGPSLLEMDQDIKMQVLDFLKKCNGL, from the coding sequence ATGCATCGGTTCAGCATCATCATTATCATTGCCATATTATTTATAAACGGATGTGCCCCAGCAACGGAAGTACCACCTCCCACTTCGACGGCACTCCCTACATTGACCGCCACCACCGTACCGACCATAACTGCCACGCAAACACCTCGCATGACGTTAACGCCTCGTCCCACACTGACGGCCACGAAGCCACCCAGCCTGACGATGACGCCGTTAGCTGAGGGGCGGGTTATCATCAAAGAGACCGACGGCCTGCCCGTCACTGGGACTGCCTATGGACATGGGGAAACGGCTGTGATCCTTGCCAGCGTGGGAGGTATGAGTGAGTCACAATGGGCCGTCTTTGCCAAATTTCTCGCTGAAAATGATTTCACCGTCCTGGCGATCAGTTCGCCCGATAGCCAGGGAGACACGGCTGTGTTGGTGAAACAGGCCATTGAATTCCTGCGGAACAATGGATACCGCCGCATTGTCTGCGCGGGAGCAAGTAATGGGGCCAGTGGATGCGCATTCAACTTAAAGTATCCAGAGATCACAGGCCTTCTCTTAATCACCTATCATGGTGCCGCCAACCTCTCCAAAGTTACATTGCCCAAACTCTTTATTGCTGGTGAAGAGGCGAACCCCTGGAGAGAAACGACAGAGGCGGGCTTCAATGCGGCAGGTGAACCAAAGTCATTGATCATTGTTCCAGACACACTGGGAAATGGACCGTCCCTATTGGAAATGGACCAGGATATCAAGATGCAGGTGTTGGACTTTTTGAAGAAATGCAATGGTCTCTGA
- the hisA gene encoding 1-(5-phosphoribosyl)-5-[(5-phosphoribosylamino)methylideneamino]imidazole-4-carboxamide isomerase, whose translation MSFTIYPAIDLRGGKVVRLKEGDPARMTSYSDDPAETARRWLDAGAQWLHVVNLDGAFGEGDNANRKALESILKCGARVQFGGGMRSLDAIADVLELGVTRAILGTIAIEHPDVVADALTRFGAERIAVGIDARDGLVRTRGWKDNSGVKATDLALQMRTLGLRTVIFTDVSRDGLGSGLNIPSTRELAEVSGLDVIASGGVHTIDDVIAAKEAGLAGSIIGRALYDGTVELEKALQV comes from the coding sequence ATGAGCTTCACGATCTATCCCGCGATTGACTTGCGCGGCGGCAAAGTGGTGCGATTGAAAGAAGGCGACCCCGCGCGGATGACATCGTACAGCGATGACCCTGCCGAAACGGCGCGTCGTTGGCTCGATGCGGGCGCGCAGTGGCTGCATGTGGTGAACCTCGATGGCGCGTTCGGCGAAGGCGATAATGCGAACCGCAAAGCGCTCGAATCGATTTTGAAGTGTGGTGCGCGTGTGCAGTTTGGCGGCGGGATGCGTTCGCTCGACGCGATTGCGGATGTGTTGGAATTAGGCGTGACGCGCGCAATACTCGGGACGATTGCGATCGAACACCCCGACGTGGTTGCGGATGCGTTGACTCGATTCGGTGCAGAACGAATTGCTGTGGGGATCGATGCGCGTGATGGACTCGTCCGCACGCGGGGATGGAAAGATAACAGCGGCGTGAAGGCTACCGACCTTGCGCTTCAAATGCGGACTTTGGGCCTGCGTACTGTTATCTTTACAGATGTCAGCCGCGACGGTTTGGGTAGCGGGTTGAACATTCCGTCCACGCGCGAGTTGGCTGAAGTGAGCGGACTCGATGTTATCGCTTCAGGCGGCGTGCATACGATTGACGATGTCATTGCGGCGAAAGAGGCTGGGCTTGCAGGTTCGATCATTGGTCGCGCGTTGTATGATGGGACGGTTGAGTTAGAAAAAGCGTTGCAAGTTTAA
- the hisG gene encoding ATP phosphoribosyltransferase yields MNQPAIRLSLPSKGRLQDDSLDFLAACGLSVHKPNPRQYEAEVPSLPELGIIFQRPGDIVVSVRQGSVDFGITGIDVLEEKRGENGDIIVLHDTLGYGHCSLKLAVPEAWDDVTDIPSLKKHSTTLSHPLRVATKFPVLTERFLAKHDIPHTLIYAEGTLETAPTIGYADIISDLVSSGQTLKDNRLRALPDGLIQASQSALIANRKNLKEKPEILEMARRLLEYIEAHLRAEENLLVIANMRGSSPEAIAEKLFTQTSVGGLQGPTISPIVTREANQGWHSVTVIVRRDHLPRAITELRSIGGSGIIVSPVKYIFEEEPPRYNAMLAALKG; encoded by the coding sequence ATGAATCAACCAGCAATTCGACTCTCTCTCCCCTCGAAAGGACGTCTGCAAGACGACTCGCTCGATTTCCTCGCCGCCTGCGGACTCTCCGTCCATAAGCCCAACCCGCGCCAATACGAAGCGGAAGTCCCCTCATTGCCTGAACTGGGAATCATCTTCCAGCGCCCGGGCGATATCGTTGTCAGTGTGCGCCAAGGCTCTGTAGATTTTGGCATCACGGGCATTGATGTGCTCGAAGAGAAGCGCGGCGAGAACGGCGACATCATCGTTCTGCACGATACGCTTGGCTACGGTCATTGCTCGCTCAAACTGGCCGTCCCTGAAGCATGGGATGATGTCACCGACATTCCATCGCTCAAAAAACATTCCACTACATTGAGCCATCCATTGCGTGTGGCGACCAAGTTCCCTGTCCTCACGGAACGTTTCCTCGCAAAGCATGATATTCCGCACACACTCATCTATGCAGAAGGCACACTCGAAACCGCGCCGACCATTGGATACGCCGACATCATCTCGGACCTCGTCTCCTCGGGGCAAACGCTAAAAGATAATCGTCTACGTGCATTGCCCGATGGACTTATCCAGGCATCGCAGTCCGCGCTCATTGCGAATCGCAAGAACCTGAAAGAGAAACCTGAAATTCTCGAAATGGCGCGCCGTTTGCTCGAATACATCGAAGCGCATCTCAGGGCTGAGGAAAATCTCCTCGTGATCGCCAACATGCGCGGGTCCAGCCCCGAAGCGATAGCAGAGAAACTCTTCACGCAAACATCGGTCGGCGGCTTGCAAGGTCCCACCATCAGCCCCATCGTCACGCGCGAAGCGAATCAAGGCTGGCACTCGGTCACAGTCATTGTGCGTCGCGATCATCTTCCGCGTGCCATCACCGAACTGCGCTCCATCGGCGGCAGTGGCATCATCGTCTCGCCTGTCAAATATATTTTCGAAGAAGAACCCCCGCGCTACAATGCCATGCTTGCCGCGCTGAAAGGATAA
- the hisH gene encoding imidazole glycerol phosphate synthase subunit HisH — protein MKDIILIDAGTGNLRSVQKALESVGAKVERTDDPGKVLSAKKVVLPGVGAFGDFMSGMKAKGLDTAVKQIVERNVPMLGICVGMQALFEIGEEMGEHEGLGLLKGTVVRFADSLSVKVPHTGWNQVRVKKDALLFRQVNDGAYVYFNHSYYCQASDHTDVIAEVDYGIRYACSVRRENVFGVQFHPEKSQAVGLQILKNFVEAA, from the coding sequence ATGAAAGATATTATCTTGATTGACGCAGGCACAGGCAACCTCCGCTCGGTGCAAAAGGCGTTGGAATCTGTCGGTGCGAAGGTGGAAAGAACTGACGACCCGGGTAAAGTTTTATCGGCGAAGAAGGTTGTGTTGCCTGGTGTGGGTGCGTTCGGTGATTTTATGTCGGGCATGAAGGCGAAAGGACTCGATACAGCTGTAAAGCAAATTGTCGAACGAAATGTGCCGATGTTGGGAATCTGCGTTGGGATGCAAGCCTTGTTCGAGATCGGCGAAGAGATGGGCGAGCACGAAGGCTTGGGGCTGTTGAAAGGCACAGTCGTGCGGTTTGCTGATTCGCTATCAGTGAAGGTTCCGCATACGGGGTGGAATCAAGTTCGAGTTAAGAAAGACGCGCTGTTGTTTCGTCAGGTGAATGATGGGGCGTATGTCTATTTCAATCACTCGTATTACTGTCAGGCGAGCGATCACACAGATGTGATTGCCGAAGTGGATTACGGCATTCGATATGCGTGTTCGGTGAGACGTGAAAATGTGTTTGGCGTGCAGTTCCATCCTGAAAAGAGTCAGGCGGTGGGTTTGCAGATATTGAAAAATTTTGTGGAGGCGGCATGA